From the Acidobacteriota bacterium genome, one window contains:
- a CDS encoding nitroreductase family protein, with protein MSKEASPDHPVHKFISARWSPYAFSRRLIPREDLLSIFEAARWAASSFNEQPWRYLVASRDRKEEFEKVLSCLLEGNQAWAREVPTLALGCIRTSFTHNGRFNRVAEHDLGLASASLTFEATSRGIYVHQMAGIRPDKAREVFSIPDGFEAVTALALGYRAGPGAGASKLRARDEGSRTRRPQSEFVFGAAWGKPGLGST; from the coding sequence ATGTCCAAGGAGGCCTCCCCGGATCATCCCGTTCACAAATTCATCTCGGCGCGCTGGAGTCCATACGCCTTCTCGCGGCGGCTGATCCCTCGCGAAGATCTGCTGTCCATCTTCGAGGCGGCGCGCTGGGCGGCATCCTCGTTCAACGAGCAGCCCTGGCGCTATCTCGTCGCGAGTCGCGACCGGAAGGAGGAATTCGAGAAGGTCTTGAGCTGCCTGCTCGAGGGCAACCAGGCCTGGGCCCGCGAAGTTCCGACGCTCGCGCTCGGGTGTATCAGGACAAGCTTCACCCATAACGGCCGGTTCAACCGCGTCGCAGAGCACGATCTGGGACTGGCTTCCGCGAGCCTCACGTTCGAGGCGACGAGCCGGGGAATCTACGTGCATCAAATGGCCGGAATTCGGCCCGACAAGGCGCGGGAGGTATTTTCCATCCCGGACGGGTTCGAGGCAGTAACGGCGCTGGCGCTCGGCTATCGGGCCGGTCCCGGCGCTGGAGCCTCGAAATTGCGGGCACGAGACGAAGGTTCGCGCACCCGTCGGCCCCAGAGCGAGTTCGTGTTCGGCGCCGCGTGGGGAAAGCCGGGTCTTGGATCCACGTAG
- a CDS encoding GNAT family N-acetyltransferase gives MTVKIRPAALSDLETIVEFNARLAKETEDVDLDMDRLRAGVAAMLRDEALGLYFIAASGSGPAGQLGLTYEWSDWRNGMFWWLQSVYVRPEFRRQGVLRALYGHVLEMAKDRGVCGIRLYVENENRTAQEAYRQLGMVRAVFHMYEVDFVIAREHQVPARRLETEK, from the coding sequence GTGACTGTGAAGATCCGTCCCGCAGCACTATCCGATCTCGAAACCATCGTTGAATTCAATGCGCGTCTGGCGAAGGAAACCGAAGATGTGGACTTGGACATGGACCGGCTGAGAGCGGGGGTCGCCGCGATGTTGCGTGACGAGGCTCTGGGCCTTTACTTCATCGCGGCGTCGGGGTCCGGTCCGGCCGGCCAACTGGGGCTGACATACGAATGGAGCGACTGGAGGAACGGCATGTTCTGGTGGCTTCAAAGTGTCTACGTGCGTCCTGAATTCCGGCGCCAAGGGGTTCTGCGCGCTCTTTACGGACACGTTCTGGAAATGGCCAAGGACCGTGGCGTGTGTGGGATTCGGCTCTATGTCGAGAACGAAAACCGCACGGCTCAGGAGGCGTACCGGCAACTGGGAATGGTCCGGGCAGTGTTTCACATGTACGAAGTTGATTTCGTAATTGCCCGGGAGCACCAGGTTCCGGCTCGGCGATTGGAGACTGAAAAATGA
- a CDS encoding sialidase family protein → MSIAYLLALLIQPVPAVGATGSAHETLEIRVGPQTVVMEDAIFPYMTTTREGTIIVVGTVLRPDPESYTGPNYPRDIPRTVRSTDGGNTWELWFPTEEQGDGPIISGCTLQLRSGRILIYDYYSRHIGDGRFQGQVWHSDDQWQTVTPSPYIAHVPRAKPNLGDDRGDTVPTGILWHRTILEMPDGDLLAGIYGVFQEDNTPSQYRPSMKQFRALLLRSTDVGKNWSYVSTIAAGPMGQEGFNEPVIVRLSRGRHKGRLVCLMRTGRENPLYQAHSDDEGTTWSQALPMRWQYSRWGRWRDIVGVDPDLIEMQDGTLVASFGHKPDFKDDGIFVVFSLDQGHSWTQVTRLAMDITGAYTTVREISPGKLFVVYDKRDDFYTSPSRRIYGRMIEVKRR, encoded by the coding sequence TTGTCAATCGCGTACTTGCTTGCACTCCTGATCCAGCCGGTCCCGGCGGTCGGCGCGACCGGGTCGGCACACGAGACACTGGAAATCCGCGTCGGCCCCCAGACGGTGGTCATGGAAGACGCCATCTTCCCCTACATGACCACCACCCGGGAAGGGACCATCATCGTGGTCGGGACCGTCCTCCGGCCCGATCCCGAGTCGTACACCGGACCCAACTACCCGCGGGACATTCCCAGGACCGTGCGCTCCACCGACGGCGGCAATACCTGGGAACTCTGGTTCCCCACGGAGGAACAGGGAGACGGTCCCATCATCTCCGGATGCACCCTCCAGTTGCGGTCCGGCCGGATCCTGATCTATGACTACTACAGTCGGCACATCGGGGACGGCCGCTTCCAGGGTCAGGTCTGGCACTCCGACGACCAGTGGCAGACGGTGACGCCCTCGCCCTACATCGCCCACGTTCCCCGGGCCAAACCGAATCTCGGCGACGACCGGGGAGATACCGTCCCCACCGGGATTCTGTGGCACCGCACCATTCTGGAGATGCCCGACGGAGACCTTCTGGCCGGCATCTACGGCGTCTTCCAGGAGGACAACACCCCCAGCCAGTACCGGCCCAGCATGAAGCAATTCCGCGCGTTGCTGCTTCGCTCCACGGACGTGGGCAAGAACTGGTCCTATGTCTCCACCATCGCCGCGGGGCCCATGGGTCAGGAGGGATTCAACGAGCCGGTGATCGTCCGCCTCAGCCGGGGGAGGCACAAGGGACGGCTCGTCTGCCTGATGCGGACCGGAAGGGAAAACCCCCTCTACCAGGCCCACTCGGACGATGAAGGGACCACTTGGAGCCAAGCCCTGCCCATGCGCTGGCAGTACAGCCGCTGGGGCAGGTGGCGGGACATCGTGGGTGTCGATCCCGACCTGATCGAGATGCAGGACGGCACCCTGGTGGCCAGCTTCGGGCACAAGCCCGACTTCAAGGACGACGGGATCTTCGTGGTCTTCAGTCTGGACCAGGGCCATTCCTGGACCCAGGTAACGCGGCTCGCCATGGACATCACCGGCGCCTACACCACGGTTCGCGAGATCAGTCCCGGCAAGCTGTTCGTCGTCTACGACAAGCGGGACGACTTCTACACCTCCCCCTCCCGCCGGATCTATGGCCGGATGATCGAGGTGAAACGGCGTTGA
- a CDS encoding putative DNA binding domain-containing protein, with the protein MSVDAPRFWEQVRLGEDSGLELKEAQFRGRRVSAPRRADLADELAAFANSRGGRLVLGVSDDRKPQAPDPTQLDVLAKFVTEICEDLIKPRLDFSIYRVPALAGGGVLFVEIPVEVTVYRSPGGHFQRRGDRKRRMHTAEIRRLMQSRGQSDAVATDTQVVRDSGINSLSPELWRRYASSRVNEPDEVSLSKLKFLKDDLHGTPRATVGGVLLASKDPRGALPNAYIQAVCYDGNQMDGNRQLDAQDISGPLDRQIRGAMRFVVRNRRIAARKRPARQDVPQYSERAVFEAVVNAVVHRDYAVRGSKIRLFMFDDRLELYSPGGLCNSMTPEDLRTSQFTRNELLASRLGQCPVGDVPGAGGRRYFIERRGEGIGVIEDETFSLAGEKPVFEVIGDRELKLVLPAASPPPPDGVAARITIRHDGTGEPMPGVHVLLLYPNKTYREERTDAFGRADFDLYARLPMIVFSAAPGFAAGVTRGYLPDQPLEIHMRPLVDGGSLIIAERTGRLPGIQGRLNPILDNLDRTYLYANNVAINDGLQQPVHFSLNEPVRLTDSLGSSATLWFREMVGSSCVFDYRFSL; encoded by the coding sequence ATGTCGGTCGATGCTCCTCGTTTTTGGGAACAGGTTCGACTCGGTGAAGACAGCGGTCTCGAACTGAAGGAAGCTCAGTTTCGGGGCCGCCGGGTCTCCGCTCCTCGACGCGCCGACCTCGCCGACGAACTCGCGGCCTTCGCCAACTCCCGCGGTGGCCGTCTCGTCCTAGGCGTATCGGATGACCGGAAACCCCAGGCGCCTGACCCAACGCAATTGGACGTGTTGGCGAAGTTCGTGACGGAAATCTGTGAGGACCTCATCAAGCCCCGGCTGGATTTCAGCATCTACCGAGTTCCGGCACTTGCGGGCGGTGGTGTGCTATTCGTGGAAATCCCCGTCGAAGTGACCGTTTATCGCTCCCCTGGGGGCCATTTTCAGCGCCGGGGGGACCGCAAACGGCGGATGCACACTGCGGAAATCCGCCGATTGATGCAGTCACGGGGACAATCCGACGCCGTGGCCACTGACACGCAGGTAGTCCGTGATAGCGGAATCAACAGCTTGAGCCCGGAACTATGGCGACGGTATGCGAGTTCGCGTGTCAACGAGCCCGACGAGGTCAGCCTATCGAAGCTGAAGTTTCTCAAAGATGATCTTCATGGAACGCCCCGAGCCACGGTCGGCGGAGTGCTGCTGGCCTCCAAAGATCCCCGGGGTGCTCTGCCAAACGCCTACATCCAAGCCGTCTGCTACGACGGCAACCAGATGGACGGCAATCGGCAACTGGACGCCCAAGACATCAGCGGGCCTCTCGACCGACAAATACGTGGCGCAATGCGTTTCGTCGTCCGCAACCGGCGCATCGCGGCCCGCAAACGGCCGGCCCGCCAGGATGTGCCTCAATACAGCGAACGCGCGGTCTTCGAGGCCGTGGTGAATGCCGTAGTGCACCGAGACTACGCCGTGCGAGGATCGAAGATACGTTTGTTCATGTTTGACGACAGACTGGAACTCTACTCTCCGGGTGGTCTCTGCAACTCCATGACCCCTGAAGACCTTCGCACCAGTCAGTTCACGCGCAACGAACTCCTGGCCTCCCGGCTGGGGCAATGTCCGGTCGGGGACGTGCCCGGGGCTGGCGGGCGGCGATACTTCATCGAACGGCGTGGCGAGGGCATCGGCGTAATCGAGGACGAGACGTTCTCGCTCGCGGGAGAGAAACCAGTCTTCGAAGTGATCGGCGACCGGGAATTGAAGCTCGTCCTGCCGGCGGCGAGTCCACCGCCTCCGGACGGGGTCGCGGCGCGCATCACGATCCGTCACGACGGGACCGGCGAACCGATGCCCGGCGTACACGTGCTACTTCTTTATCCCAACAAGACGTACAGGGAAGAGCGTACCGATGCGTTCGGTCGAGCCGATTTCGATCTCTACGCGCGGCTCCCCATGATCGTGTTCTCCGCCGCGCCGGGTTTCGCGGCCGGAGTGACACGGGGCTACTTGCCGGACCAACCCCTCGAAATTCACATGAGGCCTCTCGTCGATGGAGGCTCGCTAATCATCGCTGAACGTACCGGGCGCCTCCCGGGTATCCAAGGACGGCTGAATCCCATATTGGACAACTTGGACCGAACCTATCTCTACGCCAACAATGTAGCCATCAACGACGGTCTTCAACAGCCGGTTCACTTCAGTCTCAACGAACCGGTCCGTCTGACTGATTCGCTGGGCTCAAGTGCGACGTTATGGTTCCGAGAAATGGTCGGTTCATCGTGCGTTTTCGATTACCGATTCAGTCTTTGA
- a CDS encoding SRPBCC family protein, translating into MRIFELNSEVEVARRTVDVFPFFSDAFNLERLTPPWLRFQVVTPGPIRMQAGTRIEYRLRLRGVPVRWISEITAWEPPHRFVDRQVKGPYRLWIHEHRFRDSGNGAICEDTVRYAVWGGALVNWLAVGRDVKRIFDYRREKLLEIFGSGA; encoded by the coding sequence ATGAGAATTTTCGAACTGAACAGCGAGGTCGAGGTCGCCCGCCGGACCGTAGACGTTTTTCCCTTCTTCTCGGACGCCTTCAACCTGGAGAGGCTGACCCCTCCCTGGCTCCGATTCCAGGTGGTCACGCCCGGACCGATCCGCATGCAGGCGGGAACCCGGATCGAGTACCGCTTGCGCCTCCGGGGCGTGCCGGTCCGCTGGATCAGCGAGATCACGGCCTGGGAACCACCCCATCGATTCGTCGACCGGCAGGTCAAGGGCCCCTACCGCCTCTGGATCCACGAGCACCGATTTCGCGACTCGGGAAATGGCGCGATCTGCGAGGACACGGTCCGCTACGCCGTCTGGGGCGGCGCCCTGGTGAACTGGCTGGCAGTCGGGAGAGACGTGAAGCGGATCTTCGACTACCGGCGGGAGAAGTTGCTCGAAATCTTCGGCTCGGGCGCGTAG
- a CDS encoding aldolase/citrate lyase family protein, translated as MAHLVSDRLGELLQEHEHLYGVLCRDATLTDIELMAQAGYHLVWLDLEHCPQSISELIRLTRSIEHLGMVPLVRIPELLRTNVQPLLDGGVRIVTLPDVRTVEQAALLVQLGKFPPLGQRGVSSTGAGTGFQLGPDSLEILRQADRTVRMMVMFESDEGYGNLEEIVGLDGIDMVSVGPGDWATGLGLSGREAKEYLAPRIEHILRVTRDAGKISVMSASGPGEARYYSDLGVRIFIVGVDVAMKRMALVKTLRQFQGGEV; from the coding sequence ATGGCCCACCTCGTTTCGGATCGACTCGGCGAACTGCTCCAGGAACACGAACATCTCTACGGCGTCCTCTGCCGGGACGCGACCCTGACCGACATCGAGTTGATGGCGCAGGCCGGCTACCACCTGGTCTGGCTGGATCTGGAGCACTGTCCCCAGTCCATTTCCGAGCTGATCCGGCTCACGCGGAGCATCGAGCACCTGGGGATGGTGCCCCTGGTGCGGATCCCCGAGCTGCTGCGAACCAACGTCCAGCCGTTGCTGGACGGGGGTGTCCGCATCGTGACCTTGCCGGACGTCCGGACCGTGGAACAGGCCGCGCTCCTGGTTCAACTGGGGAAGTTTCCGCCCCTGGGACAGCGGGGCGTCTCCTCCACCGGCGCCGGAACCGGTTTTCAACTCGGTCCCGATTCCCTGGAAATCCTGCGCCAAGCCGACCGGACGGTGCGGATGATGGTCATGTTCGAGAGCGATGAGGGGTACGGGAACCTGGAAGAGATCGTCGGCCTCGACGGAATCGACATGGTCTCCGTGGGCCCCGGGGACTGGGCCACCGGCCTGGGTCTCAGCGGCCGGGAAGCCAAAGAGTATCTGGCCCCCAGGATCGAGCACATCCTGCGGGTGACCCGGGACGCGGGCAAGATTTCGGTCATGTCCGCGTCGGGGCCCGGCGAAGCGCGTTACTATTCCGATCTGGGCGTCCGGATTTTCATCGTGGGCGTCGACGTGGCCATGAAGCGCATGGCGCTGGTGAAGACGTTGCGCCAATTTCAGGGCGGGGAGGTGTGA
- a CDS encoding MBL fold metallo-hydrolase codes for MAVRLEFVGHACFRVLEEGRPTLVTDPFTLTITGLGNDGMSLDGDVVIVSSLTDELHDNVSLVGGEPHVINALDVANGRAEETINGQPVAAIPAAETPDHPDGPEDNALYAFQAGGLWFAHMGDVGYELGREELEPWAGRCDVLLALVGEGFTVPLDALDRMIEILQPTWIVPMHYALPPFGFRGVPGGNMSPVDVFLNRRPRDPVILARHHTITFPAQRDRNGRPTIVVMEPSGYQATAGLPEFCVAPY; via the coding sequence ATGGCGGTTCGACTCGAGTTTGTAGGGCATGCCTGCTTTCGTGTCTTGGAAGAGGGAAGGCCGACGCTGGTCACGGACCCGTTCACCCTGACCATTACGGGTCTCGGTAACGACGGCATGAGTCTGGACGGGGATGTCGTGATCGTCAGCTCGCTGACCGATGAATTGCATGACAACGTGTCCCTGGTCGGGGGAGAGCCGCACGTCATCAACGCCCTGGACGTGGCCAATGGCCGGGCGGAGGAGACCATCAACGGCCAACCGGTGGCGGCCATTCCGGCGGCGGAGACGCCGGATCATCCCGACGGCCCCGAAGACAACGCCCTCTACGCCTTCCAGGCCGGGGGCCTCTGGTTCGCGCACATGGGAGACGTGGGATACGAACTGGGACGGGAGGAGTTGGAGCCGTGGGCCGGCCGGTGCGACGTGCTGCTGGCGCTGGTGGGCGAGGGGTTCACCGTCCCGCTGGACGCCCTGGACCGGATGATCGAAATCCTGCAGCCCACCTGGATCGTTCCCATGCACTACGCTCTGCCACCCTTCGGCTTCCGGGGGGTTCCCGGTGGCAACATGAGTCCGGTGGACGTCTTTCTGAATCGGCGGCCGCGTGACCCGGTCATCCTCGCCCGGCACCACACCATCACATTCCCGGCGCAGCGCGACCGCAACGGACGGCCCACTATCGTGGTCATGGAACCGTCGGGCTACCAGGCGACGGCCGGACTTCCCGAGTTTTGTGTGGCGCCCTATTGA
- a CDS encoding GNAT family N-acetyltransferase, with protein sequence MPEVTTYYLEMRSPSWLRSRKDPGGLQVYECEIKAYQLNRFLYQYVGESWEWTDKLSWSDEQWKTYAVSDALRTWLAHYRGSPAGYYELRQEGGDVEIAYFGLAPGFIGRGFGGYLLSHAIESAWAWKGTTRVWVHTCTLDHPSALPNYRARGMKVFRTETC encoded by the coding sequence GTGCCTGAAGTCACGACATATTATTTGGAGATGAGATCGCCTTCATGGCTCAGGTCCAGGAAGGACCCGGGAGGGTTACAAGTATATGAATGTGAGATAAAGGCGTATCAGCTGAACCGGTTTTTATATCAATATGTCGGCGAGTCTTGGGAGTGGACGGACAAGCTCTCCTGGTCGGATGAACAGTGGAAGACTTACGCGGTGAGCGACGCTCTTCGCACTTGGCTGGCTCACTACAGAGGATCCCCGGCCGGATACTACGAACTGCGGCAGGAAGGCGGCGATGTGGAGATCGCCTACTTCGGCCTGGCGCCGGGATTCATCGGCCGAGGCTTCGGAGGCTACCTCCTGTCGCACGCCATCGAGTCGGCCTGGGCGTGGAAGGGAACGACACGGGTGTGGGTCCACACCTGCACTCTCGATCATCCGAGCGCCTTGCCCAATTACAGGGCAAGAGGCATGAAGGTCTTCCGAACGGAGACTTGTTAG
- a CDS encoding membrane dipeptidase has translation MKQFPFSRRSLLQGTLAGGLGAAPYVYSRGAVPTPEALTGKSLREPIRSRVMAGRATILDELKPTPKQLEHGLQLHHDAYVADLMGAVYVAAAIGQPGPRLQHKLAWDRRELESGGVDPREASRRVRRTWWEHKPLESAFENGWQEDWRALYQLTGLDLAVEDNAGHYTFDQCLRWMATSNLAYARLPDVVRIAGAKDLSRARSQGKLGVLSQLQGVHALWVPGKSVEHLDLFYGLGVRMAQLTHTHSNAVGWDAYQLWHRDRGLSQEGRQVVRRMNELGVAVDLSHAARRTALDAAEISQEPVINSHTACSAVYRDIDQRNVDDDYLRVVAGRGGLIGIYIIDHRLWEQGDPSNRSKWNSDPPRPATFQQFARHLEHAVKVAGIDHVGIGTDLTYIPNYSARPMEWSNWPYWTVGLVARGFSDEEIRKILGGNALWFLERVLDKKPWGTYGSG, from the coding sequence ATGAAGCAATTTCCGTTCTCCAGGCGTTCGCTCCTGCAAGGGACGCTCGCCGGCGGCCTCGGCGCGGCGCCGTACGTCTACTCGCGGGGGGCCGTCCCCACGCCCGAGGCTCTGACCGGCAAATCGCTGAGGGAACCGATCCGGTCACGCGTGATGGCTGGAAGAGCCACCATCCTGGACGAATTGAAGCCGACTCCGAAACAGTTGGAACACGGCCTGCAACTCCACCATGACGCCTACGTCGCCGATCTCATGGGCGCGGTCTACGTCGCCGCCGCCATCGGCCAGCCGGGGCCGCGACTCCAGCACAAGCTCGCGTGGGACCGGCGGGAACTGGAATCCGGGGGCGTCGACCCGCGGGAGGCCTCCCGCCGGGTGCGCCGAACCTGGTGGGAGCACAAACCGCTGGAGTCGGCCTTCGAAAACGGCTGGCAGGAGGACTGGAGGGCACTCTACCAGCTCACGGGGTTGGACCTCGCGGTGGAGGACAACGCGGGACACTACACTTTCGATCAGTGCCTGCGCTGGATGGCCACTTCCAATCTGGCGTACGCCCGCTTGCCGGACGTGGTGCGGATTGCCGGCGCCAAGGACCTGAGCAGGGCCCGCAGCCAGGGGAAGTTGGGCGTTCTCTCCCAGCTCCAGGGCGTCCACGCGCTCTGGGTCCCCGGAAAGTCGGTGGAGCACCTGGACCTGTTCTACGGGCTGGGCGTGCGCATGGCTCAACTCACCCATACCCACTCCAACGCCGTGGGCTGGGACGCCTACCAGCTCTGGCACCGCGACCGTGGTCTCTCGCAGGAAGGCCGCCAGGTCGTGCGCCGGATGAATGAACTCGGCGTCGCCGTCGATCTCTCCCACGCCGCCCGCCGGACCGCACTGGATGCGGCCGAGATCTCACAAGAGCCGGTGATCAACAGTCACACCGCCTGTTCCGCCGTCTACCGGGACATCGATCAGCGCAACGTGGACGACGACTACCTCCGGGTGGTGGCGGGAAGAGGCGGCCTCATCGGGATCTACATCATCGACCATCGCCTCTGGGAGCAGGGGGACCCTTCGAACCGTTCCAAGTGGAACAGCGATCCGCCCCGTCCGGCGACGTTCCAACAGTTCGCCCGCCACCTGGAACACGCCGTCAAGGTGGCCGGCATCGACCATGTCGGCATCGGCACCGACCTGACCTATATTCCCAACTATTCGGCCCGGCCCATGGAGTGGAGCAACTGGCCCTACTGGACCGTCGGCCTGGTGGCCCGCGGCTTCAGCGACGAGGAGATCCGGAAGATTCTGGGCGGGAATGCGCTGTGGTTTCTGGAGCGGGTCCTGGACAAGAAACCCTGGGGAACCTATGGATCCGGATAA